Part of the Ornithodoros turicata isolate Travis chromosome 6, ASM3712646v1, whole genome shotgun sequence genome, GACCACTTCGTAAAAGGAGGTTCTCCTTTGAATGTGTGTCACGTCACGCAACGCCTTTCCGTTAAGTGTCCGTTTGTGGAAAGGAGTTCAGGACGTCCTCGTGTGCCAGGGGTAGTAGTTGGCTAAATGGCACATTATCCGCGTTTACATAAAGGCGAAAAAGGTCGACTGAACGAGAGAAGTCAATTTCtcctctgcatgtaaaccggcGTGTACAGAGTTAGAAGAGAAGTCGACACAGCGAAAACAAGTCGTTATAGGATGAGGTAGCTTAGACGAAGGTTGTAGGCCGAAACCAATCAGGCAACTTATCCTGAAGCCTCCCCTAAGTTCTAGTCAAGCGTTCTGTGACCTTGGGAGTCTCGTAGCGAATTCAGTTGGTCGTTCTAGTGCGCGAAAAGCTACACTGGATCGAGCGCGCATGTTCTCCTATAGTCGTTTCTGAGCAACATGCCACATGTTCCGCTGGTCGTTCGCGTGCATGCAGCGTGCGCTCGCGAGCACCGAATCCGTGCCGGTCAGGCCACACAGAGAATATCAGTGGTGTGGACCGGAACACGGGCTCCCAAGTTCGCTTCTCACCCTCCTTTGCATTGTTTACACTTCCTCAGCATGGCCGTCATTGAACCGGCGGACTGCGGATGTGGGATGCTTGGGGTGAATTAAGTTCGTCGAGTTCACACAGCTTAAGCAGTAGCAGTAGTTACACCACGCTTTTAGCTAAGGCATTCGACACATTTTTTTTGTGCACAGGCGAAGCGTCCGAAGGTGGGGAATATACGTCGTGGACACACTTCCGCGCTTCTCGGACGATGAGGTATGAATGTGGTTTGTGGCTATGAATGCGGGTTGTGTATGTGAATTATGGCATTGGCATGTACTTTATGTTTAAAGTGGTTATTAAAGTTGTTGTCCTGCGGCCGGGACTCTATCTTGTGCATTGGTTGAGTCCTCCCGTTGCCGGTGTTGCCAGCGCGGCGCAGCGATGGTTGaacgcggtttcggtttcgcgttTTTGCTCAATACTGGCACCATCAAGCATGATCTGCTGGCGTGGTTTTCCTGCACAGGACCTACACCGTCGCACTACACTGGCCTGCACTCGAAggaccagctgaattcgctatcAGTCGATTGTCGTGCAAACCCTCGCCATTCAACTTTCACGATTAGACGACTGGGGCTCCCAGTCGACATATCGTTCCATGTAGACGCAGTTCTTTACAGACCAACATGAAGACGACCTAGAGTGCACTGAGACAGAAAGAGAAGGAAAGTCCAAAGGAATAGAAGAAGTAGCTAGTCCACTTTGAAAATTACCATCCATGCAGTTACCCGTGACCGCTACGTACCTACCTTGCTCTTTttgacatgaaaaaaaaaaaaaatacagctgACAATTATTCAATACCACGTGTGCTTACTATGCAACGTTATGCTTGGAGGTGATGATCCTCAGCAGAAATCGGCCTTCGTCCGACGTGTTAGCAGAGAACGGGATAACGCAATAGGTACCCGGGTACAGTCTTGTGCGCTTGGTTACCTCTCGGGTGTTCAGGAAACCATCAGATACCTGAGCAGTGGTCATGTGCTCCCGGTTCGCCTCTAAGAACTTCCTGTCCAGAGGCTTTGCACATGACTCCGGGTTCTCAACCTGGACAGAAAGATAAGAAGCTAATGCATTGTTACACGAATCCTACCAGGGTTTATTGGCTCGAACATGAAACATGTGAGAGAGGCGAATGAGTTCAGAGAATCTGAAAGGTGAGGACTAGCACGTTTTCAGATAGTTCGGAAATTTGTTATCTTTTGTTGGTGGTTTGTGTCAGCAGAAGCGTCGGTGAAACGACGCCTGGCTCCGGTATAGATACGTGTTTTTGCGGACTAGTTGAACTCCGCGGTTGCATTTGAGTCATCCACGTGTCTGTGACCGTTATTTTATGTCTGTggtcgtttcttttttctttttttgtatttcGCATTTAGAAGGACCTTTGGCTAGCGTGAATAATGATTATCAGTGATATTTCTTTTATTCGATTTAATTCCCAAGATATTCTTTGTACATTTCCAAGGTGTATTCTTTCATGGTAAACAAGAGCATGGTGAACTCTATCTTCAGTTATATCCCCGTAGAAAGTGACCACATGCGCGTAATGGGATGTAACTTTATTTGTCGCGTCCATATTTTAATGCATGGTTTAGGGTTTACTGAGATCCCGCTACTGCCGAATGATTGGCTTAAGCAAACCGAGGATGTCATTTTGACTGAATCGGCAGTATAAGGTGTTCTACTGTTCCTCAGATACCTTTATTTCATTTTCCGAGGTCAGATGTCGTTCGTTAAAGAATGACAGTTCATGAAATATGCAACTGGGCGCTGTGAGGCTTAAAGGGATTTTGAACAGAGCCTCAAAACCTCTGTAAGCACATGTAACGCATTCTGGCCGCTAATGCATTCACCGCGCGGAGTGTGAAGCAAACATTGGTTTACCATCACTCCACATTaacaccagcaatggggtacactcttagaaatgaacttcaccgcatagaactGTCTTGCCCAACcgtcatgtcgaatgatatctttacctgccctgatttgttgaaaacgggaggtgcacgcctttttcgtgacaattatggacagcgtaattgtcacaaaaaaggcgtacgccagccgttgtcaacaaatcagggcagataacgatatcattcgagatgatggttccataagagcgtgctatgaggtgaagttcatttttaagagtgtagagtatCGGTGCAACTCTCCATTCAACTTTCCCCGGCGATGCAGCTCTCCATTCATAaccacaaaataaagttgctgctgttgttgttgttgttcattaaAGACCACGGCCAAAAAAAGCAACTACTGCGAACCCACTTTTTCCGGCGCAGACAGTTGACAGACAGTTGCCATGCTGGCAGGCTTCTCTAACCTAAGGCCTCATCAACTTCTTTAAGGCCTCATTTGACAAGTGAGTTTGTAAATAGATTATGTCAGTTCTAGACATGAAGCAACTGTATTTCGTCAACGTCTGGCCCAGCCCTGATTTATGTATCGCCGGCCAACACTTCCGTATCCTTGTAACCAAGCAAACAAGAAGATATGGGGTTGCACAACACAAAGGCGAACGAGTCTGCTGTTGCATGACGCGAACGGTAGTGAAACGCACACGCTTGTAATCCCTCGTGGCACCACTAATTTTTTCTCCGATTCCGTATATCAATATGACATGGTTCCTGCGAGCACGTACCTTATATATGACGAACCCAGTGAACAAGAACATCCTCTCCTTTTCAACCTCTCCTCGCCGATGTCTTTGCAACAACGACACGATGAGTGTGCACTTTCCGTCCACACTGTCTGCTTGTTTCAGTTCAACGAAGTACTGGGGGTTCCTCCAGAACTCATAGAGGTCACCTGGCATGCAATGAAAGTGGGTATTAGGATATCACTTCTGCAATTTACTTTACCAGATTCCGGCTTGGACACCCTAGCCAGCCAGCCTAGCTAGACTCTCGCCATCTCACTATGTCAAagttgcttggtccatggccaaatcctgtccaccaacgctgtgccctAAAAGCACTCCTAACTTTTTGGACACTGTAGAACTTCGGTactcactgtgaggcgactgATTATTTTAtatcaccacattaccgccagcaatggggtaggctTGTCAGCAGCGTGTCAGCACGACCTCACGAAGCCTACTACACTGGACTAACTGTGTAGAAATGGGTGAGGCGAACTATATGTCGTACAGGTAGCAAACTTTTGTTCTGCTTAACTGATTATTTAATTGTGTAATTACAATTTCTTGAATTGTTTATTGTTGCGTCGCGAGATGTGGCTTGAGGTTTGCCGGATTCATTTAGCTCTTCTTCTGCTTTTTAAGTATTGAGAGAGGTCATTTAGCTGTTTCACAATACTTCCCTACAGAGAACACGGCGTGGGTCGCCACTGATGCTTGTAAGTCCGTATAAGCCTATGTTTGCAGGCGAGTATCTCGGAGGTATCTCCGACTTTCCAAGTGCTTGTAATGGTTTCGAAACACAAAAGAAGACCAAAAGCGTGTGCCGAGAACTTGTCGTGTTGAGTTGCGCGCTGACCCAACCGATGAAGACGACAGCTGCTGTCTCTACTCTTTGAATTGACCCTCAGCCACGGCAACCTGGTCCTGCAATCTCGATGTCAGTCCCAATGCCATCGATCAAATCTCGAGCACGGTGTGAGGCTGTCCGAGCGAGCCTTGGAAGGGTGTCAAGTGACATTCGCGGTGCTGAACAGTACCCTGTTCTGGGGACCTGATCTTCGATCCTGAACCTGGTTAACCTTAATCCTGAATCTAATGTCCTGAACCTGAGGACAAGACTTGCGGAACCCCGGCCTCATCCCaccgtcattcatgtagttgttgttgctgcagaACCTCAGTTGAGAAACACTAGAGTaccctggcgatggaactccctgatcatcattaaaataatgttgttgttgttggtgttatTGTTAGGCGCTACCTACTGTGTGGTAAAATTCTGCTATTCAGGAAATGGGTACATTCGACCGAAACattggcggtggtggtgatgtgttCGCTTGCAGGAGTTCGCTTCACGTCAGTAAGAAACGTCTCGACTTCCGCAATGCTGAAGCTAAAGAGTCTACAAGAGTAGCTTCAAATTTATTGTAAACCCTTAACCTTTCCCCTACATTAGCAGCAGTTCACATTTCACTACGTAGTAGTAGTGGTACGGCTTCATGAACCTTATCTGGTCACGACTTTAATTGCTGTTACCTTCCCCGAAGAATCTTCCTCCCGATGTAACTCCGGATATCCACGCCCCTTCGAACGCAATCACTTGCCAACATGGTCCGGGTGCTATCTGGCGCGCCTTCGTGTAGAAAGCCACAGGGTCAACGTAGCAAACGTGAAGAACTTGGAAGTTTTCTAGAAAGTGCCCTAGCCACATCCTGCACGAAAACAGCACtgttttttgttgttcctttcgATATTCCCTTGTTCAGACAGAGTTAAATGAATACAATGAGCGCGAGTCCCACATGAAGACTGGCAACACAGAACTCTGACATCTCATATTTGTGAAACGCGTCTTGCCTGCAAAATGGGCGTTTTAATTAGTCAACGAAAGGGTCGTGAGAGGGAGGTATTAGGGGGCTTCATCAGTTCAGGGAGGCTAGCTGTAATACTCAGCTGGTCGGACCACCACTGCCTAGAGGTCGCACTGTTaaaccagaacttcaccacataacacagtGCGGAGCCAcctatcattcagaatgataccATTTTCCCCCTTGcttgttcaaaacaggaggtgtacgccaTTCTGGAATGATATAATCGCAGACAACATGCAACGTGCACGACAACATCAGCTATACATGACGCAGTTTGGAGAATTGCTGCAAAATGTTTTAGATTATTGCACAGCCGTAATTATCAACAAACCAGGAGACATAATGGTATCATTTAGAACGATGGTTTGCCatgagcgtacactcttaaaaatgaacttcaccgcatagcacgctcctagccaaccatcatcttgaatgatatcgttatcggccctgatttgttgaaaacgggaggcgtacgccttatttgtgacaattatgaacagcataagtgtaacaaaaaggcgtacgcctcccgttttcaacaaatcagggccgataaccatatcattctatattatggttggctaggagcgtgctatgcggtgaagttcatttttaagagtgtattaggtggtgaagttctgcgGAGTGTGCACCAAGTtgtccctacactctaaaaacagaactccaccgcatagcacgctgtgtgtcAACAtagttgccacgaatgatagggctatcgctcctgattcgaggagagggggtcgtacgcctttttttgcagCATCGGTTCAAATAGTACTCGCGTCCATCCGAGCAATGCTGAACCGGACTGCAACTGAGATATCGCAATTTAGATTTGGGAGAATATCATACCTGTGGTATGTGAATAGCGAAAGATAGGCGCGTATACCTCAAGCTAAtacttaaaaatgaggggggatAGGGATAGGctcgcttaaaaatgaacttcaccgcatagcacgctcccagccaaccacaatctcgaatgatatcgttatctgcactgatttgttgtaaACGTGAGGCggacaccttttttgtgacacttatgctgttcataattgccacagaaaagtcgtacgcctatcgttttcaacaaatcaaggcagataacgatgtcattcgagattatggttgcctaggagcgtgctatgcggtgaagttcatttctaagagtgtaggatactTTTGAACCGTGGATGTCGCGTTGCTGCAAATGACCAGTCCCTTTGCACATTCTTCACGCCGTACCAATAATGCGTGGCACAGCCGATGCTAGGTGGCTCCTACTGCGCTGTACTTTTGAAGCTCCTCGCTATTCATATCGAAATGACTTGAAAGGCGTCATGTGTTTCCCGTGGGCCACTTGCTGGTCATAGCTCACAAAAACATGAATGAGCCTACGGTCAGCGCACATATGTGCATTTCACTGCCAGGGGTCAGGGTTGGTTTACGGTCGCATGTGTAAGCGACATAATCATGAATAGACAGCAATTTAAGAATAACGAAATACGTACCAGAATTCGCCGTCTCTGTCGAACACCAGTCCCATGGCTTTTCGTTCTTCTTCAGAAACAAGGCCCCACTCAGCCATGCTACTACGTGAATAAATATAGTTCAGAACAGACTCCATAAGAATGCCTGACTGTTACACTAATTCAGGTAGAAATAATCTGATTCAGTCTGGCTCACCTAACGCGTAAATCTGCCCCCAATCATATTTGGTCTGAACAAGTAAGTGAAGGAGTACAGCAACACTAAAATTCACCAGGCCTTACAAATGGCTACATTCTCGCATTGCGGAAAATGCACTATATGGTAAACGTCTCGGCAGTTCTGTAGCCCGGCATCTAGTTAGTCAGTTCGACTAATCTACGAAAGTTTGAGTCGTTGATTCGGAGCTTGTTGACATTTAATCTGTTTTTTTACAACTGGCATATGAAAGAAGCTCGGAATTAAAGCCAGAAGCTCAAGAGCAGCATAAGAAATCATGCATTTCATTGAAGCAATCGGCGTGCGGTGGTTATTTGGTTAGTGGCTAAATTAAGAGGCACTCGGAAGAATAAAGGCACATGCAGAGAAGTCTTCAAGGAGCACTAAGGCTCTTGAAACATATGCATTGTTTACCGCGTTGCGTGAACATATACTACATTCAGGAACCGTCACGCAAAATATACCTCCTTTGGTAAGTGCGAATTTCCTCGGAAAATTAGCTTACAAGAATGCGCGCACCGGCTGCCCTTAGCCTTTAAGTATGCTATGTTAAGGGAGGAAcctcaagacgagagccgccgatatttcgagactgttcttcttcctaCTATGTTGGTAAGCCTATAGAGCATTCAGTGCAGTACTCTGCTGAAAGTGCACCTGATTAACCAATTAATTCGTTGCAGAGGTGTGTGTCCTACGCACAGTACTCCATCTCGATTCTACACAACTTCGACGTTCAGTGTGCATGCCTGTGCAGTGACAGGTCCTATAGTCGAAAGATACACAAAATTAACGCTTGACCAATGTGCACTGTTTTTCACTATATTTAGCATCGTGCAACTGTTCCGATGCTTGTATCGGGTCTCTCCCTCATATATAATTAGTTTGCGACACATAATTCCGTCACCAAAATTCAGTCCTTTAGGGGAAATATCATTCTCACTTGTCACTCCAAGCTCCTTTCCACTCCGTGTTGTCCCCGGGTCCGTAAGGATTGCGCAGCCGCACCATGGGCAGCACCATGTTCCTCTTGTTCAAGTACACCTATTAAGGATATCGAACGCTTGTAAAACATAACGTTGTAGTAGATGGAGCAATTGAACATACAAGGACAAACACAAGGCAAGactcacaacgcccagttgcatcCCACTGATGGtcccttttcttcaactgctatCATTCAATTGCAATACATCAGTTTCAAGCCGCGCGCTATTTTACGGAAATAACACCCACTGTACCATAATTAGGATACCATAGGATTGTAGGGATAGCGGTATGCGGTTAAGGATACCAAGATTAGTAGAAATACTTAATATCGTCGAAACGTGCATTTGCATTTATACATTTGCTAATCCTTAGAAAATCCGCTCAGGGAACAAGGTGTACAGCAAACTGTAACGCGCGGGGTGTTTATGGGGACTTGTCACGTGGGATTACTTGTATGCACTTACTTGGCGCACTGATGTGATGCTGTATGCGTGTCCAGCAACAAGACCGGGCCCTGGATTTCTACCTGCCTAGTTGAAAAGGATGAAAGGAGCGAAAACAATATTCCTCACCGCGTAGAAAAGTATTCCTTGACAGGATATTTATCCTCACCGAAATCTGAGCTGTCATGAGGGACGAATGCTGCTGCGCCTCCAGCATCAGATCAAAGATGCCATCTTGTTGTTTTGCAAGGTTCATACGCAGGGTTAGGCCTCCCGTGAGGTCCAGCATAGCCTCGGCACCCGTTCCATCGTTCAAAGCTTTGTAGGACCCATGAATCCTGGGAGAACAAATTACAGAGGaataaaaaaatttaaagaaaACTATGTGATTAAGTGGTTAACAATGTGATGATGTCAAACATCTTTGTATGATGATAGTGATGATCATGGTAGTAGGAGAAATATATGGTGATAACAGGATGCTTCACAGCAAATTTGTAAAAGCGTCTTTTGTAAAAACTTGAAACGATGTCTCCCCCTCTATGACCTTAAGAGAAGATATCAATTTCAACAGTCGTCCGAGTCCGGCTGCTGCATCTGACTGGACTGGCTGTATCCAACGGCATTCTCAGTACCTTTAGAATCAACGCAACAGTTGACCTCGCGAGGCTCTCAAAAGGCTTGCTCTGAGCATTCTCACGTTACGAACGCCCCCTTCCCAGCCACTCTCTCGAGGATGGCTCGAACAGCCTTTTCGCACGATTCGTGTGGTCGTCCGCTACTTTCTCTTTGTGCAGAGAAATGAGATAGCATTCAGGCTGTCTTGTTCTCAGAAGAAGATGTTCCGTTGTTGCAGGAAGCAAACTGCTTGCTCAAAGTTTGACGATATTCGACCCATACGGTGCCGTCAATAAGAACGAGACAGAAACCCACAGGCCTCTTTAGACTTGGCTTCTTATTGCGCTgtccattgtccgaaaagcgaTTGCTCCTACGAAAGCGTCTTAAATACATAGAAAAAGTTATGTCTCCACGAAATACGCTCAATGGACTGTGTGATGTGCTTGCCCGTATCAGCGAGAGACCGCTcaccttagctgcactcattggcccctatgaagatcatGTGCTCCATCGttgggttcttcacctgttcatggacttcctgtcgtccactggattgctccagacgctttagttcttcCTTGtactttcatccttccttcatcatcttcacaaaATGGTCCACGTGCAATgcggtagggtaccgcaccaccgcgctgaaacaccccatctcatcgtccgTCATCATTCATTGTTGTCGTTGTCCAATGGACGATGTTGCACACGGTTGGCACATTAACGAAGCACGATATCGCGCTGATGAGCATGGAACATTCACCAGTCAGCAGCATCGTCCCCACCAATAACGATGTGTCCAGGGATCCCCTGCAGGCTCATGCTACGTCCTTTTGCGGCTGCTATATTGCACGACGTTTACTGAACGAAGCGCTTTGAGGAGTTGCTGAAAATTATCCAGCTGCCGAGTTTGCTATATTGGCAATATACCGAATGGCATTCAGCTCTCCATGCAGCTTGCTTGCCGTGAACGACGTCCAGTGTGATAGGCAGACGGCGTGGTGTGTATTGGACCCTTACATGACAAAGGCGGAGATTGACACTGTGTCGTTCGTCGATGCATCAGCAAatttctttctctttccatGTGTCTGCCAACGACGTCCAGCATCGTATGCGCCTCTTCTTCATAtgtatagggtaaggtggtctatgttgaagacagttgagCTCTTTTAttaatagcagtcagaataattGCCTAAATTGTGTcataattcgttaactgaatccccaaaccttTGAAAGATGATCCACAAATTATTGAggtgctaaaccagatattGATCTGgtacgagccaaaaatgacaggctacatattttcatcaacttaccccaccctatgGGTAAGTCGAGGACATCAAAAAATTAATGGAGGGTTTAagttttgtgttttgtttgggccagccgaaacggtcagccacgagtagTGCACTTGGAAATACAGGACAATGACACATCATCATAACggtgaggtcatattttattatGACCGCACCACcgtctattctattctattagCCGAAGAGCAGAAATCAGCAATTGGAAGTCATTGttcgcgaaagttacagatgggacaaaaaaGGACCCCTCTTTACATCGACCACATCTCCAAAACAGCGTCtcacatgagagaactgatgttctgaggctcagAACATCAGATCCAGAttgatccagaagatgtgggttcgactcatctcgaatgatatcgttatctgccctaatttgctgaaaacgggaggcgtacgccttttttgtgacaattatgagcagcataagtgtcacaaaaaaggcgtacgcctccccttttcaacaaatacgggcagataacgatatcattcgagattatggttggctaggagcgtgctatgcggtgaagttcatttttaagagtgtagaacacagaagaaagaagTGCCCTCCttcttcattcattgttcttagg contains:
- the LOC135398033 gene encoding calpain-B-like, producing MGPPKLLGKEVSRVDVVQGHIGDCWMASSFASLTLKKELFDLVVPKDQSFETDYAGIFHFRIWKDNRWLDVVVDDFLPTSEEGALIYMRSAVGNIFWSALLEKAYAKIHGSYKALNDGTGAEAMLDLTGGLTLRMNLAKQQDGIFDLMLEAQQHSSLMTAQISAGRNPGPGLVAGHAYSITSVRQVYLNKRNMVLPMVRLRNPYGPGDNTEWKGAWSDNSMAEWGLVSEEERKAMGLVFDRDGEFWMWLGHFLENFQVLHVCYVDPVAFYTKARQIAPGPCWQVIAFEGAWISGVTSGGRFFGEGDLYEFWRNPQYFVELKQADSVDGKCTLIVSLLQRHRRGEVEKERMFLFTGFVIYKVENPESCAKPLDRKFLEANREHMTTAQVSDGFLNTREVTKRTRLYPGTYCVIPFSANTSDEGRFLLRIITSKHNVAYLHDNTEGLLTSSNYGTVALDDPEWKHAREMFAATAGKDAAIGAFQMRDMLTSLLQKEDNPEELSLDACRSLLALHDHDNIGRIDIIQFKALWANIHAWKKSFLKHCKKNDGLNRGDLRNALQSVGCSLNSAVLNAVATRYANQGGNLSFQDFIHSVARLHTMTEVFEMKRTGDALTLTLNEWLENTIFC